The Aquila chrysaetos chrysaetos chromosome 6, bAquChr1.4, whole genome shotgun sequence genome window below encodes:
- the LOC115343075 gene encoding coiled-coil domain-containing protein 81-like, giving the protein MEGCCTVAISSDLSFLFPTLLQLSTEEIVAIWGAVSNYILGQLKLDKGVVVAGLGTFATVQKHLFGTQEAFVVRRPVFQLAIDTFWLEGLECPTEIIPDDVKVEPLNFQQLSQASGFPRCLVENCVQETILLYSFQLRSGKRFAFAFRDIGVLACKGNFLCMQFYYHCITGLESTASPIALLHSRLWKPDPTVSGAATTAQGVQAIPANAFPRLQPTVSSKAKAKASSPSSTQHQKAVEKRRISREGHPGKLLTRREGLPLPVLPSWGSRQQDVEKKPSVIVYPLRPDSSRRKKEAGRQEPAPPARPTSALPSSEACKRALQGVWELSEQWDKAEHLRSGYRDRVQKAQAEWATWEAWSAGEHRQPPKELSTSGLWAPHPPAQPRGKEDKKRWRKAENALPEEEMASAAQLKRLQPGNLSPRAAQVLKRLEPHQARRDIFRHVVETNRRKLEQQRQLPCARCSSCNRGEGARSSSCSSGAASKGAGRLPSCQNPPKKAK; this is encoded by the exons ATGGAgggctgctgcactgtggcCATCAGCTCAGACCTGAGCTTCTTGTTCCCCACGCTCCTGCAGCTCTCCACCGAGG AGATCGTGGCTATCTGGGGTGCCGTGTCCAATTACATCCTGGGACAGCTGAAGCTGGACAAG GGTGTCGTGGTGGCGGGACTCGGGACCTTCGCTACGGTCCAAAAGCATCTCTTCGGCACACAGGAGGCGTTTGTGGTGCGCAGACCCGTATTCCAGCTGGCCATCGACACGTTCTGGCTGGAGGGTCTCGAGTGCCCCACAGAAATTATCCCTG ACGACGTCAAGGTGGAGCCGCTCAACTTCCAGCAGCTCTCGCAAGCCAGCGGCTTCCCACGGTGCCTGGTGGAGAATTGCGTGCAGGAGACCATTCTCCTGTACTCCTTCCAGCTGAGGAGTGGGAAGCGCTTCGCCTTCGCCTTCCGGGACATCGGCGTCCTGGCCTGCAAAGGCAACTTCCTCTGCATGCAGTTTTATTACCACTGCATCACAGGCCTGGAGAGCACTGCCAGCCCAATTGCGCTGCTTCACAGC AGGCTGTGGAAGCCAGATCCGACTGTCTCCGGTGCAGCGACCACCGCTCAGGGGGTGCAGGCGATTCCTGCCAACGCATTCCCGAG GCTCCAGCCGACCGTGAGCAGCAAAGCGAAGGCCAAGgcttcctcccccagctccacCCAGCACCAGAAGGCTGTGGAGAAGCGCAGGATCAGCAGAG AGGGGCATCCTGGCAAGCTGCTGACGCGGCGGGAGGGGCttcccctgcctgtgctgcccagctggGGATCAAGACAGCAAGACGTGGAGAAGAAGCCCTCTGTCAT AGTGTACCCCCTGCGTCCAGACAGCTCCCgcaggaagaaggaagcaggcaggcaggagccagcGCCTCCAGCCAGGCCCACCTCAGCACTCCCATCCTCTGAAGCCTGCAAGAGAGCGCTGCAG GGCGTCTGGGAGCTGTCTGAGCAGTGGGACAAGGCGGAGCACCTGCGGTCCGGGTACAGGGATCGGGTACAGAAAGCTCAGGCAGAATGGGCCACGTGGGAAGCCTGGTCGGCAGGGGAGCACCGGCAGCCGCCCAAG GAGCTCAGCACTAGCGGCCTGTGGGCTCCCcaccctccagcccagcccaggggcAAGGAGGACAAGAAGAGGTGGAGGAAGGCTGAAAACGCTCTCCCAGAAGAGGAGATGGCATCAGCAGCCCAGCTGAAAAGGCTCCAGCCTGG CAACCTTTCCCCACGAGCCGCCCAGGTCCTGAAAAGGCTGGAGCCGCATCAAGCACGGCGGGACATATTCAGGCATGTTGTTGAGACCAACAGGCggaagctggagcagcagcggcagctccCCTG TGCTCGATGCTCGTCCTGCAACAGAGGGGAAggtgccaggagcagcagctgcagcagcggGGCTGCGAGCAAAGGGGCTGGGAGGCTTCCCAGCTGCCAAAATCCAcctaaaaaagcaaaataa
- the LOC115343076 gene encoding ubiquitin carboxyl-terminal hydrolase 42-like: protein MPVDSGEADLCTQVVWNTGGRDLLATSPDSPPGLCPKDLQRQRAGAGLHNLGNTCFLNSVLQCLTYTPLLASYLLSLEHSQLCEYFYEHLLVNLFVTSQRFPEKFQLLLHVFFPSCRSELLTSFFLGIGEHFQLGMQENAHAFLCYTVDATQRACPSGSSNLDISSQATTIVHQIFGCFLRSRVTCFSCKATSNTFEAFLDIPLDIKAASCVTGALEDFVKPEQLDGENGYKCGSKIIINDIFLVGTGLGYCMSGSSFLDACVSVQETLVLEEVAAPAGSLNSVMPCSCKDCRLLLSEVSCRRPQLPSVRACGLKGCEQLANASKRLTIHHSSNVLTVCLKRFDAFSGRKISKLCIQMHCNFVCLEGDISQRRILF, encoded by the exons ATGCCTGTGGACAGTGGTGAGGCTGACCTGTGCACTCAGGTGGTCTGGAACACTGGAGGGAGGGACCTCTTGGCCACCTCACCAGACTCTCCACCAGGCCTGTGTCCAAAAGACCTG CAAAGACAGAGAGCTGGAGCAGGACTCCACAACCTGGGCAATACGTGCTTCCTCAACTCTGTTCTGCAGTGCCTGACGTACACACCCCTTTTGGCCAGCTACCTGCTCTCTCTTGAGCACAGCCAGTTGTGTGAATACTTTTACGAACATCTCCTTGTAAATCTGTTTGTCACTTCCCAAAGATTCCCAgaaaaatttcagctgcttttacatgttttcttcccttcttgtAGGAGTGAACTACTAACTTCTTTCTTCTTAGGAATAGGAGAACATTTCCAGCTTGGCATGCAAGAAAACGCCCACGCGTTCTTATGCTATACTGTCGATGCCACGCAGAGAGCTTGTCCGAGTGGAAGCAGCAA cttggaCATCTCTTCTCAAGCAACTACCATTGTCCATCAAATATTTGGGTGCTTTCTGAGATCCAgag TAACATGCTTCAGCTGCAAAGCCACTTCCAACACCTTCGAGGCATTCCTTGATATTCCTTTGGATATCAAG GCAGCCTCATGTGTCACTGGAGCTCTGGAAGACTTTGTCAAACCTGAGCAGCTGGATGGTGAAAATGGCTATAAATGTGGCAGTAAGATTATTATTAATGACATCTTCCTAGTAGGTACTGGGTTAGGGTACTGCATGTCTGGGAGCA GCTTTTTGGATGCTTGCGTCTCTGTCCAGGAGACCTTGGTCCTTGAAGAAGTAGCCGCCCCTGCTGGCTCTCTGAACAGTGTCATGCCTTGTTCTTGTAAAGACTGCAGACTGCTGCTCTCTGAAGTGAGCTGCCGTAGACCGCAGCTACCTTCAGTGAGAGCGTGTGGCCTTAAGGG GTGTGAACAGCTGGCCAATGCATCCAAGAGGCTTACAATACACCATTCCTCCAATGTCCTGACAGTGTGCTTGAAGAGATTTGATGCTTTCTCTGGCAGAAAGATTAGCAAGTTATGTATACAAATGCACTGCAACTTTGTCTGCTTGGAAGGAGACATTTCCCAAAGGAGAATCCTTTTTTGA